Proteins from one Hyperolius riggenbachi isolate aHypRig1 chromosome 4, aHypRig1.pri, whole genome shotgun sequence genomic window:
- the PNISR gene encoding arginine/serine-rich protein PNISR isoform X1, giving the protein MWDQGGQPWQQWPLNQQQWMESFHHQQDPSQIDWAALAQAWIAQREATGQGVVEPQGMIPNGQDLPPPVPQMEPVPNNHNFQGDPNFNRMWQPEWGGMHHQPPPHHPPADQPWIPPVPGPMDIVPSEDSNSQDSGDFTSDRHMFNQNNHFGGPPENFPMGPSNQFDYQHGTGGYVPPQGGIPPPYWQPGPPGPPGPPAPPPNRRERTSFRERQRSPIPIPPKQEPLQIDAVKRRTLPAWIREGLEKMEREKQKKLERERMEQQRAQMKQELKDQEAAEGDGPRLPTKSKFDSDEEEEEEEEEPEEEKTSPKVSRSPSPAPQEENSESELTEEERAYQMMLLTKMLLTEILLDVTNEEIYNLAKETHRKATKAPARQLAQSSALASLTGLGGLGGYGSAESEDEKSDRGSESSDTDEEELRHRIRQKLEAFKRKEREQQMLERQQEEEKPGGDEDEEEVEDDEDYENDDDDANKLNSDVSDNSEIHEKRKVESDVESDKRKIEVLPTLEPKKEIKERPASRSRSTSSSSSSSSSSKRSSSSSSSAYSSSSSSSRSSSPSLPKRKRKRSHSISPPTRKIKRSRSRSITRKSRRERSRSREKINDRRRSNKSSVDREWHRERSHSRDRRVNRSRERHSVCSRSSDRRKSDDYRRSSSRSRHKHRGNSRGREKERSRSIEIDKKRRDSEKDRKEKFRRDEKSKYSVQEDDRVKSRRDSERTFSRSESSSSKMSRQDSRHESRKTSVKEHKKRNSSSGRSSSDSPVYKDKKSKKSRRSRSRSMERSQRSGKKASRKHKSKTRSRSSTPIRRKR; this is encoded by the exons GCCAGATAGATTGGGCAGCATTAGCCCAAGCATGGATTGCCCAGCGTGAAGCTACAGGACAAGGTGTAGTAGAGCCACAAGGTATGATTCCCAATGGACAAGACCTTCCACCTCCAGTTCCGCAGATGGAGCCTGTACCTAACAACCATAATTTTCAAGGTGATCCAAATTTTAATCGAATGTGGCAACCAG AATGGGGTGGTATGCACCATCAGCCACCACCACATCATCCTCCTGCAGATCAGCCATGGATCCCTCCTGTACCTGGACCCATGGATATTGTGCCATCTGAGGATAGTAATAGCCAGGACAGTGGAGATTTTACTAGTGATAGACACATGTTTAATCAGAACAATCATTTCGGAGGACCGCCTGAAAATTTTCCCATGGGGCCATCTAATCAGTTTGATTACCAA CATGGCACTGGTGGATATGTTCCTCCACAAGGAGGGATCCCCCCGCCGTACTGGCAGCCAGGCCCACCTGGTCCTCCCGGCCCACCTGCTCCACCTCCGAATAGAAGGGAAAGAACATCCTTTAGAGAGAGGCAACGCTCACCCATACCAATACCGCCTAAACAAGAACCTCTTCAAATCG ATGCTGTTAAACGTAGGACTTTACCTGCATGGATTCGGGAAGGCTTAGAGAAAATGGaaagggaaaaacaaaaaaagctggAACGTGAGCGAATGGAGCAGCAACGTGCTCAGATGAAGCAAGAGCTAAAAGATCAAGAGGCAGCTGAGGGTGATGGTCCACGTTTGCCTACAAAAAGCAAATTT gatagtgatgaagaagaggaagaggaagaggaggagccagaagaggaaaaaactagTCCAAAAGTTAGCCGCAGTCCTTCCCCAGCTccacaggaggagaacagtgagtCAGAATTAACTGAAGAGGAGAGGGCTTATCAAATG ATGCTTTTGACAAAAATGCTGCTAACAGAAATTCTTTTGGATGTCACAAATGAAGAAATTTATAACCTGGCAAAAGAGACTCATCGTAAAGCAACTAAAG CTCCTGCAAGGCAGCTGGCACAGTCCAGTGCACTGGCTTCCCTCACTGGACTTG GTGGACTGGGTGGTTATGGATCTGCAGAAAGTGAAGATGAAAAGAGTGACAGAGGATCAGAGTCTTCTGATACTGATGAAGAGGAACTTCGTCATAGGATACGACAAAAGCTGGAAGCTTTTAAACGGAAAGAAAGAGAACAGCAGATGCTTGAAAGACAACAGGAAG AGGAGAAACCAGGAGGTGATGAAGatgaagaggaggtggaggatgaTGAAGATTATgaaaatgatgatgatgatgcaaaCAAGCTTAATTCAGATGTTTCAGATAACTCAGAAATACATGAAAAAAGAAAAGTAGAAAGTGATGTAGAAAGCGATAAGAGAAAGATTGAGGTGCTACCTACGTTAGAgcctaaaaaggaaataaaggaACGGCCTGCTAGTAGGTCAAGAAGCACgagcagtagtagcagcagcagtagtagtagtaagcgcagcagcagtagtagcagcagtgctTACAGTAGTAGCTCCTCAAGCAGTCGAAGTTCATCTCCCTCTTTACCCAAGAGGAAAAGGAAACGAAGCCACAGTATATCACCACCAACACGAAAAATAAAGCGTAGTAGAAGTAGGAGTATCACACGTAAGAGTCGTAGAGAAAGGAGCAGAAGCAGAGAGAAAATTAATGATCGCAGGAGGTCTAACAAATCTAGTGTGGATCGTGAATGGCATAGGGAGCGTAGTCACAGCAGGGATCGAAGGGTAAACCGCTCCAGAGAAAGGCATTCTGTTTGCAGTAGAAGCAGTGATAGACGTAAAAGTGATGACTATCGTAGAAGCTCCAGTAGAAGTAGACATAAACATAGAGGAAATAGTAGGGGAAGAGAAAAGGAAAGGAGCAGGAGTATTGAAATTGATAAAAAGAGAAGAGATTCTGAGAAGGACAGAAAGGAAAAATTTAGGAGAGATGAAAAATCAAAGTATAGTGTTCAGGAAGATGATAGGGTTAAAAGCAGGAGAGACAGTGAGAGGACTTTTTCCCGCAGTGAGTCATCTTCCTCTAAGATGTCTCGACAGGACTCTAGGCATGAGAGCAGAAAAACTTCAGTGAAGGAACATAAGAAACGAAATTCATCTAGTGGAAGAAGCAGTTCTGACTCTCCTGTTTACAAGGATAAAAAATCTAAGAAAAGCCGACGCAGTCGCTCACGGTCTATGGAGAGGTCCCAAAGGTCTGGTAAGAAGGCAAGCCGCAAACACAAGTCTAAGACCCGATCAAG ATCATCAACCCCAATTCGTCGCAAACGCTGA
- the PNISR gene encoding arginine/serine-rich protein PNISR isoform X2, with translation MWDQGGQPWQQWPLNQQQWMESFHHQQDPSQIDWAALAQAWIAQREATGQGVVEPQGMIPNGQDLPPPVPQMEPVPNNHNFQGDPNFNRMWQPEWGGMHHQPPPHHPPADQPWIPPVPGPMDIVPSEDSNSQDSGDFTSDRHMFNQNNHFGGPPENFPMGPSNQFDYQHGTGGYVPPQGGIPPPYWQPGPPGPPGPPAPPPNRRERTSFRERQRSPIPIPPKQEPLQIDAVKRRTLPAWIREGLEKMEREKQKKLERERMEQQRAQMKQELKDQEAAEGDGPRLPTKSKFDSDEEEEEEEEEPEEEKTSPKVSRSPSPAPQEENSESELTEEERAYQMMLLTKMLLTEILLDVTNEEIYNLAKETHRKATKGGLGGYGSAESEDEKSDRGSESSDTDEEELRHRIRQKLEAFKRKEREQQMLERQQEEEKPGGDEDEEEVEDDEDYENDDDDANKLNSDVSDNSEIHEKRKVESDVESDKRKIEVLPTLEPKKEIKERPASRSRSTSSSSSSSSSSKRSSSSSSSAYSSSSSSSRSSSPSLPKRKRKRSHSISPPTRKIKRSRSRSITRKSRRERSRSREKINDRRRSNKSSVDREWHRERSHSRDRRVNRSRERHSVCSRSSDRRKSDDYRRSSSRSRHKHRGNSRGREKERSRSIEIDKKRRDSEKDRKEKFRRDEKSKYSVQEDDRVKSRRDSERTFSRSESSSSKMSRQDSRHESRKTSVKEHKKRNSSSGRSSSDSPVYKDKKSKKSRRSRSRSMERSQRSGKKASRKHKSKTRSRSSTPIRRKR, from the exons GCCAGATAGATTGGGCAGCATTAGCCCAAGCATGGATTGCCCAGCGTGAAGCTACAGGACAAGGTGTAGTAGAGCCACAAGGTATGATTCCCAATGGACAAGACCTTCCACCTCCAGTTCCGCAGATGGAGCCTGTACCTAACAACCATAATTTTCAAGGTGATCCAAATTTTAATCGAATGTGGCAACCAG AATGGGGTGGTATGCACCATCAGCCACCACCACATCATCCTCCTGCAGATCAGCCATGGATCCCTCCTGTACCTGGACCCATGGATATTGTGCCATCTGAGGATAGTAATAGCCAGGACAGTGGAGATTTTACTAGTGATAGACACATGTTTAATCAGAACAATCATTTCGGAGGACCGCCTGAAAATTTTCCCATGGGGCCATCTAATCAGTTTGATTACCAA CATGGCACTGGTGGATATGTTCCTCCACAAGGAGGGATCCCCCCGCCGTACTGGCAGCCAGGCCCACCTGGTCCTCCCGGCCCACCTGCTCCACCTCCGAATAGAAGGGAAAGAACATCCTTTAGAGAGAGGCAACGCTCACCCATACCAATACCGCCTAAACAAGAACCTCTTCAAATCG ATGCTGTTAAACGTAGGACTTTACCTGCATGGATTCGGGAAGGCTTAGAGAAAATGGaaagggaaaaacaaaaaaagctggAACGTGAGCGAATGGAGCAGCAACGTGCTCAGATGAAGCAAGAGCTAAAAGATCAAGAGGCAGCTGAGGGTGATGGTCCACGTTTGCCTACAAAAAGCAAATTT gatagtgatgaagaagaggaagaggaagaggaggagccagaagaggaaaaaactagTCCAAAAGTTAGCCGCAGTCCTTCCCCAGCTccacaggaggagaacagtgagtCAGAATTAACTGAAGAGGAGAGGGCTTATCAAATG ATGCTTTTGACAAAAATGCTGCTAACAGAAATTCTTTTGGATGTCACAAATGAAGAAATTTATAACCTGGCAAAAGAGACTCATCGTAAAGCAACTAAAG GTGGACTGGGTGGTTATGGATCTGCAGAAAGTGAAGATGAAAAGAGTGACAGAGGATCAGAGTCTTCTGATACTGATGAAGAGGAACTTCGTCATAGGATACGACAAAAGCTGGAAGCTTTTAAACGGAAAGAAAGAGAACAGCAGATGCTTGAAAGACAACAGGAAG AGGAGAAACCAGGAGGTGATGAAGatgaagaggaggtggaggatgaTGAAGATTATgaaaatgatgatgatgatgcaaaCAAGCTTAATTCAGATGTTTCAGATAACTCAGAAATACATGAAAAAAGAAAAGTAGAAAGTGATGTAGAAAGCGATAAGAGAAAGATTGAGGTGCTACCTACGTTAGAgcctaaaaaggaaataaaggaACGGCCTGCTAGTAGGTCAAGAAGCACgagcagtagtagcagcagcagtagtagtagtaagcgcagcagcagtagtagcagcagtgctTACAGTAGTAGCTCCTCAAGCAGTCGAAGTTCATCTCCCTCTTTACCCAAGAGGAAAAGGAAACGAAGCCACAGTATATCACCACCAACACGAAAAATAAAGCGTAGTAGAAGTAGGAGTATCACACGTAAGAGTCGTAGAGAAAGGAGCAGAAGCAGAGAGAAAATTAATGATCGCAGGAGGTCTAACAAATCTAGTGTGGATCGTGAATGGCATAGGGAGCGTAGTCACAGCAGGGATCGAAGGGTAAACCGCTCCAGAGAAAGGCATTCTGTTTGCAGTAGAAGCAGTGATAGACGTAAAAGTGATGACTATCGTAGAAGCTCCAGTAGAAGTAGACATAAACATAGAGGAAATAGTAGGGGAAGAGAAAAGGAAAGGAGCAGGAGTATTGAAATTGATAAAAAGAGAAGAGATTCTGAGAAGGACAGAAAGGAAAAATTTAGGAGAGATGAAAAATCAAAGTATAGTGTTCAGGAAGATGATAGGGTTAAAAGCAGGAGAGACAGTGAGAGGACTTTTTCCCGCAGTGAGTCATCTTCCTCTAAGATGTCTCGACAGGACTCTAGGCATGAGAGCAGAAAAACTTCAGTGAAGGAACATAAGAAACGAAATTCATCTAGTGGAAGAAGCAGTTCTGACTCTCCTGTTTACAAGGATAAAAAATCTAAGAAAAGCCGACGCAGTCGCTCACGGTCTATGGAGAGGTCCCAAAGGTCTGGTAAGAAGGCAAGCCGCAAACACAAGTCTAAGACCCGATCAAG ATCATCAACCCCAATTCGTCGCAAACGCTGA